In Clostridium sporogenes, one genomic interval encodes:
- the cutC gene encoding choline trimethylamine-lyase has translation MDIREFSNKFMEATKNMSDEERAGLMKMFQSVSNEITKEEPATSKVACDNNGEIPDGMTERLVKLKETYLKHVPTITTHRARAITKIAKENPGTPKSVLRGKCFKHCCETAPLLIQDNELIVGAPNGQPRAGAFSPDIAWRWMVDEIDTIGTRPQDPFYISEEDKKIMREELFPYWAGKSVDEYCEDQYREAGVWELSGESFVSDCSYHAVNGGGDSNPGYDVVLMKKGMLDIKREAEEKLAELKYENPEDIDKIYFYKSLIDTAEGVMIYAKRMSDYAAELAQKETNPKRKAELQKISEINARVPAHKPSTYWEAIQAVWTIESLLVVEENQTGMSIGRVDQYMYPFYKADIEAGRMTDYEAFELSGCMLIKMSEMMWITSEGGSKFFAGYQPFVNMCVGGVTREGRDATNELTYLLMDAVRHVKIYQPSLACRIHKSSPQKYLKKIVDVIRAGMGFPACHFDDVHIKIMLAKGVSIEDARDYCLMGCVEPQKSGRLYQWTSTGYTQWPICIELVLNNGVPLWYGKQVCPDMGDLSQLKTYEQFEAAVKEQIKFITKWTSVATVISQRVHKELAPKPLMSMMYEGCMENGRGVEAGGAMYNFGPGVVWSGLATYADSMAAIKKLVFEDKKYTLQEMNEALKADFVGYEQLRKDCLEAPKYGNDDDYADLIAADLINFTEQEHRKYKTLYSVLSHGTLSISNNTPFGQMTGATANGRRAWMPLSDGISPSQGADFKGPTSIIKSVSKMSCEDMNIGMVHNFKLIAGLLDTPEGEQGIITLLRSACALQLGEVQFNYLDNKTLIEAQKHPDQYRDLIVRVAGYSAFFVELCKDVQDEIISRTMLTHF, from the coding sequence TTGGATATACGTGAATTTTCAAATAAATTTATGGAAGCTACTAAAAATATGTCTGATGAAGAACGCGCTGGCTTAATGAAGATGTTTCAAAGTGTTTCTAATGAAATAACAAAAGAAGAACCAGCTACATCAAAGGTTGCGTGTGACAATAATGGTGAAATACCAGATGGAATGACAGAACGTCTAGTTAAGTTAAAGGAAACTTATCTAAAACATGTTCCAACAATAACAACTCATAGAGCAAGAGCTATTACTAAAATAGCAAAAGAAAACCCTGGTACTCCTAAATCAGTTTTACGTGGTAAATGTTTTAAACATTGTTGCGAAACTGCACCACTTTTAATTCAAGACAATGAACTTATAGTTGGAGCACCAAATGGACAACCTCGTGCAGGAGCATTTTCTCCTGATATAGCTTGGAGATGGATGGTTGATGAAATTGATACAATAGGAACTCGTCCACAAGATCCATTCTACATCTCAGAAGAAGATAAGAAAATCATGCGTGAGGAGTTATTCCCATATTGGGCGGGTAAATCCGTTGATGAATATTGCGAAGATCAATATCGTGAAGCAGGAGTATGGGAACTTTCAGGAGAATCTTTTGTTTCTGACTGTTCATACCACGCAGTAAATGGTGGAGGCGACTCTAACCCAGGATATGACGTTGTATTAATGAAAAAAGGTATGCTTGACATAAAGAGAGAAGCAGAAGAAAAATTAGCTGAACTTAAATATGAAAATCCAGAGGATATAGATAAAATCTATTTCTACAAATCATTAATTGATACTGCTGAAGGTGTTATGATATATGCTAAACGTATGTCAGATTATGCTGCTGAATTAGCTCAAAAAGAAACTAACCCTAAGCGTAAAGCAGAACTTCAAAAGATTTCTGAAATAAATGCTAGAGTTCCAGCACATAAGCCAAGTACTTATTGGGAAGCAATTCAAGCAGTTTGGACTATAGAATCATTACTTGTAGTTGAGGAAAATCAAACCGGTATGTCTATAGGACGTGTTGACCAATACATGTACCCATTCTACAAAGCTGATATTGAAGCTGGACGTATGACTGATTATGAAGCATTTGAATTATCAGGTTGTATGCTTATAAAAATGTCTGAAATGATGTGGATAACAAGTGAAGGTGGTTCTAAATTTTTCGCAGGTTATCAACCATTTGTAAATATGTGCGTAGGTGGTGTTACTAGAGAAGGCCGTGATGCTACAAACGAATTAACATACCTTTTAATGGATGCAGTTCGTCATGTTAAAATATATCAACCATCTTTAGCTTGCCGTATACACAAATCATCACCACAAAAATATCTTAAAAAGATAGTTGACGTTATTCGTGCAGGTATGGGATTCCCAGCATGCCACTTTGACGATGTTCATATAAAAATTATGTTAGCTAAAGGTGTTTCTATAGAAGACGCAAGAGATTACTGCTTAATGGGATGCGTTGAGCCACAAAAATCAGGAAGACTATATCAATGGACTTCTACAGGATACACTCAATGGCCCATATGTATAGAACTTGTTTTAAACAATGGTGTACCATTATGGTATGGTAAACAAGTATGCCCAGATATGGGAGATTTAAGCCAGCTTAAAACTTATGAACAATTTGAAGCAGCTGTTAAAGAACAAATTAAATTCATTACTAAATGGACAAGTGTTGCTACAGTAATTTCTCAACGTGTTCATAAAGAACTTGCTCCAAAGCCACTTATGTCTATGATGTATGAAGGTTGTATGGAAAATGGTAGAGGAGTAGAAGCCGGTGGAGCTATGTATAACTTCGGACCTGGAGTAGTATGGAGTGGTCTTGCTACTTATGCAGATTCTATGGCAGCTATAAAGAAATTAGTATTTGAAGATAAAAAATATACTCTACAAGAAATGAACGAAGCTTTAAAAGCAGATTTCGTTGGATATGAACAATTAAGAAAAGATTGTTTAGAAGCACCTAAGTATGGTAACGATGATGATTATGCAGATTTAATTGCTGCTGATTTAATTAACTTTACAGAACAAGAACATCGTAAATATAAGACATTATATTCAGTACTTAGTCATGGTACTTTATCAATATCAAACAATACTCCATTTGGACAAATGACTGGAGCTACAGCAAATGGACGTAGAGCATGGATGCCTTTATCAGATGGTATAAGTCCATCACAAGGCGCTGATTTTAAAGGCCCTACTTCTATAATAAAATCTGTTTCTAAGATGTCTTGTGAAGATATGAATATAGGTATGGTTCACAACTTTAAGTTAATAGCTGGTCTTCTTGATACACCAGAAGGAGAACAAGGAATCATTACATTATTACGTAGTGCTTGTGCCCTTCAACTTGGAGAAGTTCAATTTAACTATTTAGACAACAAGACTTTAATAGAAGCTCAAAAACATCCAGATCAATATCGTGATTTAATTGTTCGTGTTGCTGGATACAGTGCATTCTTCGTTGAGTTATGTAAAGATGTTCAAGATGAAATTATAAGTAGAACTATGCTTACACATTTCTAA
- the cutD gene encoding choline TMA-lyase-activating enzyme, whose protein sequence is MSNGNLGIIERKARIFNIQKYNMYDGDGIRTLVFFQGCPLRCKWCANPEGLEKKYRVMLKSNLCVNCGACVSACPVGIHTISNKTLKHEVNRDIDCIGCGKCKEACLKSAISIVGEEKTISELLKIVEEDRTFYEMSGGGVTLGGGEVLMQPEAATSLLMACKQEGINTAIETCGYTKLETILKVAEFVDLFLFDIKNINSDRHHELTGVRNERILENLQELLKKKYNVKIRMPLLKGINDSQDEIEKTMEFLLPYKDYKNFKGIDLLPYHKMGVNKYNQLGMEYPIKDDPSLKSEDLDRIEGWIKKYDLPVKVIRH, encoded by the coding sequence ATGAGTAATGGAAATTTAGGTATAATCGAGAGAAAAGCAAGGATTTTTAATATACAAAAATATAATATGTATGATGGAGATGGAATAAGAACTTTAGTATTTTTTCAAGGATGTCCACTTAGATGTAAATGGTGTGCAAATCCTGAAGGACTAGAAAAAAAATATAGAGTTATGCTTAAAAGTAATCTATGTGTAAATTGTGGAGCTTGTGTTTCTGCATGTCCTGTAGGAATTCATACTATTTCTAATAAAACTCTAAAGCATGAAGTTAATCGTGACATAGATTGTATAGGATGTGGAAAGTGTAAAGAAGCTTGTCTTAAATCTGCTATATCAATAGTTGGAGAAGAAAAAACTATCTCTGAACTTTTAAAAATAGTAGAAGAAGATAGAACCTTTTATGAAATGTCCGGCGGTGGAGTTACATTAGGTGGTGGCGAAGTTTTAATGCAGCCTGAAGCTGCTACTAGTTTACTAATGGCATGTAAGCAAGAAGGTATAAACACTGCAATTGAAACTTGTGGCTATACAAAGCTTGAAACAATCCTTAAGGTTGCAGAATTTGTAGATCTATTCTTATTTGATATTAAAAATATTAATTCTGATAGACATCATGAATTAACTGGAGTAAGAAATGAGAGGATTTTAGAAAATCTTCAAGAATTACTCAAGAAAAAATACAATGTAAAGATTCGTATGCCTTTACTTAAAGGTATAAATGATTCTCAAGATGAGATAGAAAAAACTATGGAATTTTTATTACCTTATAAAGATTATAAAAACTTTAAGGGAATTGATTTACTTCCTTATCATAAGATGGGGGTAAATAAATATAACCAATTAGGAATGGAATATCCTATAAAAGATGATCCAAGCCTTAAAAGTGAAGATTTAGATAGAATAGAAGGATGGATTAAAAAATATGATTTACCTGTAAAGGTAATCCGCCATTAA
- a CDS encoding BMC domain-containing protein, which produces MGDFSDRNIQRVIQESVPGKQITIAHVIASPMPDIYDRLGIDEKGAIGILTLSPFETAIIAADIATKASDVEIGFLDRFTGSVVISGDVQSVETALSAVNDTLKDMLGFTTAPITRT; this is translated from the coding sequence ATGGGAGATTTTTCTGATAGAAATATACAGCGTGTTATACAAGAGTCAGTGCCAGGAAAGCAGATTACTATAGCTCATGTTATTGCATCACCAATGCCTGATATATATGATCGTCTTGGAATTGATGAAAAAGGAGCAATAGGTATTTTAACTCTTTCGCCCTTTGAAACTGCTATTATTGCTGCAGATATTGCTACGAAGGCTTCTGATGTTGAAATTGGATTTCTTGATCGTTTTACAGGCTCTGTTGTAATAAGTGGTGATGTTCAAAGTGTTGAAACAGCTCTTAGTGCAGTTAATGATACGCTAAAGGATATGCTTGGATTTACGACCGCTCCCATTACAAGAACATGA
- a CDS encoding EutP/PduV family microcompartment system protein: protein MRKKRIMVIGPSKCGKTTLVNALNDYDGPLRRTPDLIYGKNTIDVPGSYIENAWMYKHIIAAAQDASCVLILVDQSNCTEIYSHGFAKSFRCPVIGVITKCDLMPKNKEKCEMQLKKIGVSEPYFHISFEMGTGIDALKKYLFEKGEE, encoded by the coding sequence ATGAGAAAGAAGCGCATAATGGTAATTGGTCCTTCAAAATGCGGAAAAACTACATTAGTTAATGCATTAAATGATTATGATGGTCCATTAAGGCGAACACCAGATTTAATTTATGGTAAAAATACCATTGATGTTCCAGGCTCCTATATAGAGAATGCATGGATGTATAAACATATAATTGCAGCAGCTCAGGATGCATCTTGTGTGCTTATATTGGTTGACCAATCTAATTGCACTGAAATATACTCCCATGGATTTGCAAAGTCTTTTAGATGTCCAGTAATTGGGGTTATAACAAAATGTGATTTGATGCCTAAAAATAAAGAAAAATGTGAAATGCAATTAAAAAAAATAGGGGTATCAGAGCCATATTTTCATATTAGCTTTGAAATGGGAACAGGAATTGATGCTTTAAAAAAGTATTTATTTGAAAAAGGTGAGGAGTAA
- the eutJ gene encoding ethanolamine utilization protein EutJ: MSEEKLTFEYCDNMVRKFEEVIEKPIVNGSSVYYTGVDLGTACVVLAVLDENYNPVAGAYRYADVVRDGMVVDYIGAVRIVRELKEEIEEKLNTELIYAAAAIPPGTDALDSGAIKNVVQSAGFELTCLLDEPTAANAVLKIQNGAVVDIGGGTTGISILKDGKVVYVVDEPTGGTHFSLVISGAYEMPFNKADEYKRDNKNHKEILPVLKPVVEKVSSIINNHIKNYDVNEISLVGGTCCLTGIEEIIEKQTGVYTHKPRNPMFVTPLGIALSCTQDIIE, encoded by the coding sequence ATGTCAGAGGAAAAATTAACTTTTGAATATTGTGATAATATGGTTCGAAAGTTTGAAGAAGTTATAGAAAAACCAATTGTTAATGGGTCTTCTGTTTATTACACAGGTGTGGACCTAGGTACTGCCTGTGTGGTATTAGCTGTTTTAGATGAAAACTACAACCCAGTGGCGGGTGCATATAGATATGCTGATGTAGTTCGTGATGGTATGGTTGTTGACTATATTGGAGCAGTAAGGATTGTGAGAGAACTTAAAGAAGAAATTGAAGAAAAATTAAATACAGAACTCATTTATGCTGCGGCTGCAATTCCACCTGGAACGGATGCCTTAGATTCTGGAGCAATTAAGAATGTAGTTCAATCAGCAGGCTTTGAACTGACATGTCTTTTAGATGAACCTACTGCTGCTAATGCTGTACTTAAAATTCAAAATGGTGCAGTTGTAGATATCGGTGGTGGAACAACTGGAATATCAATTTTAAAAGATGGAAAGGTTGTTTATGTTGTTGATGAACCTACAGGTGGTACTCATTTTTCATTAGTTATTTCAGGTGCATATGAAATGCCTTTTAATAAAGCAGATGAATACAAAAGAGATAATAAAAATCACAAGGAAATTTTACCAGTACTAAAGCCAGTGGTTGAAAAGGTGTCATCAATTATTAATAATCATATTAAAAATTATGATGTTAATGAAATTTCTTTAGTAGGTGGTACTTGTTGTTTAACAGGAATTGAAGAAATTATTGAAAAGCAAACAGGAGTATATACTCACAAGCCTAGAAATCCTATGTTCGTTACACCACTTGGAATAGCATTAAGCTGTACACAAGATATTATAGAATAA
- a CDS encoding BMC domain-containing protein, producing the protein MDFRIIKSPSSSTKDILRRRMGGNCKTDLESADAIGLVQGKLIDMIYAADIAEKAVGVTVEDIRGTCPQHMVLLGIFGDTSSVEAALNEIKLKMKEVKAI; encoded by the coding sequence GTGGATTTTAGAATTATAAAATCACCTTCTAGTAGCACTAAAGATATTCTTAGAAGACGAATGGGTGGAAACTGCAAAACGGATTTAGAAAGTGCTGATGCAATAGGACTTGTCCAAGGTAAACTTATCGATATGATTTATGCTGCAGATATTGCTGAGAAAGCTGTTGGAGTTACCGTTGAAGATATTAGAGGTACATGTCCTCAGCACATGGTTTTACTTGGTATTTTTGGTGACACATCATCAGTTGAAGCCGCATTAAATGAGATTAAATTAAAAATGAAAGAGGTAAAAGCAATATGA
- a CDS encoding EutN/CcmL family microcompartment protein — protein sequence MIAARLIDNVWATRKAESLSGLKFMLAEEIGGIDEGRRFIVVDIISAGIGDRVIVSTGSSARRMLGDDNIPVDAVVIGIIDEDCNFG from the coding sequence ATGATAGCAGCAAGACTTATTGATAATGTATGGGCCACTAGAAAAGCAGAATCCCTTAGCGGACTTAAATTTATGCTTGCTGAGGAAATTGGCGGGATAGATGAAGGACGCAGATTTATTGTTGTTGATATTATCAGTGCAGGTATTGGTGACAGAGTTATTGTTAGTACTGGATCATCTGCTCGCAGAATGTTAGGTGATGATAATATTCCTGTAGATGCAGTTGTTATTGGAATAATTGATGAGGATTGCAATTTTGGTTAG
- a CDS encoding cupin domain-containing protein yields the protein MKKLIAAKDIEALILKGEKVLYVDGTEIITPSAKDLVKNNGIVITTEAPAPKVEHLIGKNVPSIEGIDSEMMLKFLRAMMDKGLLQEMLQCLKGKDLPFKAECDPNGLKVVRGNSVKMDVFDTGNPNAKVQFQELVSKEESKMSAGFLIIEDSKFDWELTYEEIDYVIEGTLTVEINGKTYTAYPGDVLLVPSGSKVVWGSPDKARVFYTTYPANWADLL from the coding sequence ATGAAAAAATTAATCGCTGCAAAAGACATTGAAGCCCTAATATTAAAGGGTGAAAAAGTACTTTATGTAGATGGTACTGAAATAATAACACCATCAGCTAAGGATCTTGTAAAAAATAATGGAATAGTGATTACTACAGAAGCTCCTGCACCTAAAGTAGAGCATTTAATAGGTAAAAATGTTCCAAGTATAGAGGGCATTGATAGTGAAATGATGCTTAAATTCCTTAGAGCAATGATGGACAAGGGTCTTCTACAAGAAATGCTTCAATGTTTAAAAGGGAAGGATCTTCCATTTAAAGCTGAGTGTGATCCTAATGGACTTAAAGTTGTTAGAGGAAATTCAGTGAAAATGGATGTATTTGATACTGGTAATCCAAATGCAAAGGTTCAATTTCAAGAATTGGTAAGTAAAGAAGAATCAAAAATGAGTGCAGGATTTTTAATTATTGAAGATTCAAAATTTGATTGGGAATTAACTTACGAAGAGATTGATTATGTCATTGAGGGAACTTTAACCGTTGAAATTAATGGAAAGACATATACAGCTTATCCTGGAGATGTATTGCTTGTACCATCAGGTTCTAAAGTGGTTTGGGGATCCCCAGATAAAGCTAGGGTATTTTATACAACATATCCAGCAAATTGGGCGGATCTTTTATAG
- a CDS encoding BMC domain-containing protein: MQALGLIETKGLLAAVEAADTMVKSADVSIIEKTYVGGGLVTISVTGDVGAVKASIEAGVAAVKKLDEGFLVSEHVIPRPHEELESIIGPNTPPEDPSSNDNTENVEDADDTEAVEKAEDTEKVENTKKAETVKDVKAVDNTEHVDTKNNIKENQHGLDGDLDKLHKLNLENLHKEDVDNLIRQNGIEKTILILAKLKVVKLRNLAREYKDLGIAGRTISKAGKNLLINKFKLYYEKN, encoded by the coding sequence ATGCAAGCGCTTGGTTTAATAGAAACAAAGGGATTACTTGCAGCTGTTGAAGCAGCTGATACAATGGTGAAATCAGCAGATGTAAGTATTATCGAAAAAACTTATGTAGGTGGCGGCCTTGTTACAATTTCAGTTACAGGGGATGTAGGTGCAGTAAAAGCATCTATAGAAGCTGGAGTAGCAGCTGTAAAAAAACTTGATGAAGGATTTTTAGTTTCAGAACATGTAATTCCACGTCCCCATGAGGAACTGGAAAGCATAATAGGACCTAATACTCCACCAGAAGATCCATCATCTAATGATAATACAGAAAATGTGGAAGATGCAGATGATACAGAGGCTGTAGAAAAAGCAGAGGATACAGAAAAGGTAGAAAATACAAAAAAAGCTGAAACTGTAAAAGATGTAAAAGCTGTAGATAACACAGAACATGTAGATACTAAGAATAATATTAAAGAAAATCAACATGGATTAGATGGGGATTTAGATAAACTACATAAGTTAAATTTAGAAAATCTACACAAAGAAGATGTAGACAATTTAATAAGACAAAATGGTATAGAAAAAACCATTTTAATATTAGCTAAGCTAAAAGTTGTTAAGCTTAGAAATCTAGCTCGTGAATATAAGGATCTTGGAATTGCAGGTAGAACAATTTCAAAAGCAGGTAAAAATTTATTAATTAACAAATTTAAATTATATTACGAGAAAAATTAG
- a CDS encoding acetaldehyde dehydrogenase (acetylating), whose product MENFDKDLRSIQQARDLARLGKVAADKIADYTEEQIDKILRNMVRVAEENAVCLAQMAVEETGFGKVEDKTFKNHLAATILYNSIKDMKTIGVINEDKENKLIELAEPVGLVMGIVPSTNPTSTAIFKAMISIKSRNAIVFAPHPAAAKCTIKAVELMRDAAIEAGAPENIISAVTIPTIGATNELMKSKEVAIIIATGGPGMVKAAYSSGTPAIGVGAGNSPAYIERTADVEKAVKNIIASKTFDNGTICASEQSIICEECNHDLVVAEFKKQGGYFMTEEETEKVCKLLFKKGNAMNAKFVGRSPQVIASAAGFTIPAGTKVLIGRQNGVGEGYPLSFEKLTTVLGFYTVKDWHEACELSIKLLQNGIGHTMSIHTEDRDMVMKFARKPASRILVNTGGTQGGTGASTGLNPSFTLGCGTWGGSSVSENVTPKHLMNIKRVAYGIKDCTNLASNDPTFNCIKTAENCHGVQNQFMNMSPAQIAAAAEVLNKANNCAENTNTCTECSNENTKNEELLDLVNQIVAAMKGAN is encoded by the coding sequence ATGGAAAACTTTGATAAGGATTTGCGTTCAATACAACAAGCGAGAGATCTTGCTAGACTTGGAAAAGTAGCAGCTGATAAAATTGCTGATTATACTGAAGAGCAAATTGACAAAATTTTACGTAATATGGTAAGAGTTGCAGAAGAAAACGCTGTTTGTTTAGCACAAATGGCAGTTGAAGAGACAGGCTTTGGTAAAGTTGAAGATAAAACTTTCAAAAACCACTTAGCAGCTACTATACTATATAATTCAATTAAAGATATGAAAACTATAGGCGTAATTAATGAAGATAAGGAAAATAAGCTTATAGAACTTGCTGAACCAGTTGGCTTAGTTATGGGTATAGTACCTTCAACAAATCCAACTTCTACCGCAATTTTCAAAGCTATGATTTCAATCAAATCTCGTAATGCTATAGTGTTCGCACCACATCCAGCTGCTGCAAAATGTACAATTAAAGCAGTTGAATTAATGAGGGATGCAGCAATAGAAGCTGGAGCACCAGAAAACATTATAAGTGCTGTAACTATTCCAACAATTGGAGCTACAAATGAATTAATGAAAAGCAAAGAAGTAGCTATAATAATAGCTACAGGTGGTCCAGGAATGGTTAAAGCTGCTTATAGCTCAGGAACACCAGCTATTGGTGTTGGTGCAGGAAACTCTCCAGCATACATTGAAAGAACTGCTGATGTAGAAAAAGCTGTTAAAAACATTATTGCAAGTAAAACTTTTGATAATGGTACAATCTGTGCATCAGAACAATCAATAATCTGTGAAGAATGTAATCATGACCTAGTTGTTGCAGAATTTAAAAAACAAGGTGGATACTTCATGACAGAAGAAGAAACTGAAAAAGTTTGTAAACTATTATTCAAAAAAGGTAATGCTATGAATGCTAAATTTGTTGGAAGAAGTCCACAAGTTATAGCAAGTGCTGCAGGATTCACAATTCCAGCAGGAACTAAAGTACTTATAGGAAGACAAAATGGAGTAGGAGAAGGTTACCCATTATCTTTTGAAAAACTTACAACAGTTCTTGGATTCTATACAGTAAAAGATTGGCATGAAGCATGTGAATTAAGTATTAAATTACTTCAAAATGGAATTGGTCACACAATGAGCATCCATACTGAAGACAGAGACATGGTTATGAAGTTTGCTAGAAAACCAGCTTCCCGTATCCTTGTTAACACTGGTGGAACTCAAGGTGGAACAGGTGCAAGTACAGGTCTTAATCCTTCATTTACTTTAGGATGCGGTACTTGGGGAGGAAGCTCAGTATCTGAAAATGTTACTCCAAAGCACCTTATGAACATTAAAAGAGTTGCTTATGGTATAAAAGATTGCACAAATTTAGCATCTAATGACCCAACTTTTAACTGCATAAAAACTGCTGAAAACTGTCATGGAGTTCAAAATCAATTTATGAATATGAGCCCAGCACAAATTGCAGCAGCTGCAGAAGTTTTAAATAAGGCTAATAATTGCGCTGAAAACACTAATACTTGCACTGAATGCAGTAATGAAAATACAAAAAATGAAGAACTTTTAGATTTAGTTAATCAAATAGTTGCCGCTATGAAGGGGGCAAACTAA
- a CDS encoding phosphate propanoyltransferase, whose translation MDNCEEVLKLLLEAVKGKELNNAVNRNSSEIPVGISNRHIHLSQKDLDSLFGENYGLTKIKDLSQPGQYACKEVVTICGPKGAIEKIRILGPVRSKTQVEVLAGDCIKLGAVSHVKLSGDLNRTSPITIVGPKGSVQLEEGLIVAQRHIHMMPEDAQNLGVHDGEIVSIKFEDLRGGIYNNVAVRANDASSLECHLDIEEANAMGINSKSKVTIVK comes from the coding sequence ATGGATAATTGTGAAGAAGTATTAAAACTTTTACTAGAAGCTGTTAAAGGTAAAGAATTAAATAATGCAGTTAATAGAAATTCATCTGAGATTCCAGTAGGGATTTCTAATAGACATATACATCTTTCACAAAAGGATTTAGATAGTCTTTTTGGTGAAAATTATGGGCTTACTAAGATCAAAGATTTATCTCAACCTGGACAATATGCTTGCAAAGAAGTTGTAACAATTTGTGGACCAAAGGGTGCAATTGAAAAAATTAGAATCTTAGGTCCTGTAAGAAGCAAGACTCAGGTTGAAGTATTAGCTGGAGACTGCATTAAGCTTGGAGCAGTATCTCATGTAAAATTATCTGGAGATTTAAATAGAACATCTCCTATTACAATAGTTGGACCAAAGGGTTCTGTTCAACTAGAAGAAGGATTAATAGTTGCCCAAAGACACATTCACATGATGCCTGAAGATGCTCAAAATTTAGGAGTACATGATGGAGAAATAGTGTCAATAAAATTTGAAGATTTAAGAGGCGGAATATACAATAATGTAGCTGTTAGAGCTAATGACGCTTCAAGCCTTGAATGTCATCTTGATATTGAAGAAGCTAACGCAATGGGTATTAATTCAAAGTCAAAAGTAACAATAGTAAAATAA
- the eutM gene encoding ethanolamine utilization microcompartment protein EutM — MKYDALGMIETKGLVGSIEAADAMVKAANVYLIGKEYVGGGLVTVMVRGDVGAVKAATDAGAAAAQRVGELVSVHVIPRPHSEVEVILPSSKEVAK, encoded by the coding sequence ATGAAATATGATGCATTAGGAATGATAGAAACAAAAGGATTAGTAGGATCAATAGAAGCAGCAGATGCTATGGTTAAAGCAGCAAACGTATATTTAATAGGTAAAGAATATGTTGGAGGCGGACTTGTAACTGTTATGGTTAGAGGTGATGTTGGAGCTGTTAAAGCTGCTACAGACGCTGGTGCTGCAGCTGCACAACGTGTTGGAGAATTAGTATCAGTTCACGTTATACCACGTCCACACTCTGAAGTTGAAGTAATTCTTCCATCATCTAAAGAAGTTGCAAAATAA
- a CDS encoding bacteriohemerythrin has product MFEMKEEYKLGIPSIDEEHEKLFEIGERAYKLLKDPYTIDKYDKIVDVISELKDYTAYHFKNEEEYMQSINYKRLFTQKIEHEGFIKRLNELDLDKIDENQDEYIMDVLKFLNNWIINHIVEKDLLIVSK; this is encoded by the coding sequence ATGTTTGAAATGAAAGAAGAGTATAAATTAGGAATACCTAGTATTGATGAGGAGCATGAAAAACTTTTTGAAATTGGTGAAAGGGCATATAAATTACTAAAAGATCCATATACTATTGATAAATATGACAAGATAGTTGATGTAATTTCAGAATTAAAGGATTATACTGCTTATCATTTTAAGAATGAAGAAGAATATATGCAAAGCATAAATTACAAAAGATTATTTACCCAAAAAATTGAGCATGAAGGTTTTATTAAAAGACTAAACGAGTTAGATTTAGATAAAATTGATGAAAATCAAGATGAGTACATAATGGATGTGTTGAAGTTTTTAAATAATTGGATAATCAATCATATAGTTGAGAAAGATTTACTTATTGTATCAAAATAA
- a CDS encoding metal-sensing transcriptional repressor, giving the protein MKKCMDSENLHRRLKKIIGQINAIDRMIDEDVPCEDILMQINAAKSALHKSGQVVLEGHLQHCVREGIEHGDADKTIKSFAKAVERFSNMS; this is encoded by the coding sequence ATGAAAAAATGTATGGATTCTGAAAACTTACATAGAAGATTAAAAAAAATAATTGGGCAAATAAATGCTATCGATAGAATGATAGACGAAGATGTTCCCTGTGAGGATATATTGATGCAAATTAATGCAGCAAAATCTGCACTTCATAAATCAGGTCAGGTTGTACTTGAAGGCCACTTACAACACTGCGTACGTGAAGGAATTGAGCATGGTGATGCAGATAAAACTATTAAAAGTTTTGCAAAAGCTGTTGAACGTTTTTCAAATATGTCTTGA